The following proteins come from a genomic window of Alosa sapidissima isolate fAloSap1 chromosome 20, fAloSap1.pri, whole genome shotgun sequence:
- the slc25a5 gene encoding ADP/ATP translocase 2 has product MSTDTMVMSFAKDFLAGGIAAAISKTAVAPIERVKLLLQVQHASKQITADMQYKGIMDCVTRIPKEQGFLSFWRGNLANVIRYFPTQALNFAFKDKYKKIFLDGVDKRTQFWRYFAGNLASGGAAGATSLCFVYPLDFARTRLAADVGKAGAEREFSGLGNCLAKIFKSDGLKGLYQGFNVSVQGIIIYRAAYFGIYDTAKGMLPDPKNTHIVVSWAIAQTVTAVAGLTSYPFDTVRRRMMMQSGRKGADIMYTGTIDCWKKISRDEGGKAFFKGAWSNVLRGMGGAFVLVLYDELKKVL; this is encoded by the exons ATGAGTACCGACACCATGGTCATGTCCTTCGCCAAGGACTTCTTGGCTGGAGGTATTGCTGCTGCTATCTCCAAAACAGCTGTTGCTCCCATTGAGAGAGTGAAGCTGCTTCTTCAG GTGCAACATGCAAGCAAACAGATCACCGCTGACATGCAGTACAAGGGCATCATGGACTGTGTGACCCGTATCCCCAAGGAACAGGGCTTCTTGTCCTTCTGGAGAGGTAACCTTGCCAACGTCATCAGATACTTCCCCACTCAGGCCCTCAACTTTGCCTTCAAGGACAAGTACAAGAAGATCTTCCTTGATGGTGTTGACAAGCGCACCCAGTTCTGGAGATACTTTGCTGGTAACCTGGCatctggtggtgctgctggagcCACCTCCCTGTGCTTCGTCTACCCCCTCGACTTTGCCAGAACCCGTCTTGCCGCTGATGTTGGTAAGGCCGGAGCTGAGAGAGAGTTCTCTGGCTTGGGCAACTGCCTGGCGAAGATCTTCAAATCAGATGGCCTGAAGGGTCTGTACCAGGGCTTCAATGTCTCTGTTCAGGGCATTATCATCTACAGAGCAGCCTACTTTGGCATTTATGACACCGCTAAGG GTATGCTGCCCGATCCCAAGAACACTCACATTGTGGTCAGTTGGGCAATTGCTCAGACTGTAACTGCTGTTGCGGGTCTTACATCCTATCCCTTCGACACCGTTCGTCGTCGTATGATGATGCAGTCCGGACGCAAAGGAG CTGATATCATGTACACTGGCACAATCGACTGCTGGAAGAAGATTTCACGTGATGAGGGTGGCAAGGCCTTCTTCAAGGGAGCTTGGTCCAATGTTCTGCGAGGCATGGGCGGTGCCTTCGTACTGGTCTTGTATGATGAGTTGAAGAAAGTCCTCTAA
- the slc25a43 gene encoding solute carrier family 25 member 43, whose translation MWVILCIRDHIKAARIMATVKKDDRLTNSQGFLCVGFAGIFSKTVTSPLEVVKIVSQVGTFHSKRGFIHSFLLIYQNEGLRAFWKGNVVSCLRLFPYSAIHLATYKKIVHQHMDGLGHISQWQAIVAGGLAGITAALTTYPLEVVETRLIAQNCRQSTYRGVLHTMSNIYHKEGLLALYRGFSLTVIGAVPFSIGCYAVYMNLDKLWQEPHFRFSSLQNFINGCLAAGVAQTLSFPFETVKRKMQAQSSHLPHYGGVDVHFNGMLDCFRQVIKTKGILTLWSGLTANMVKIVPYFGLLFTCFEMCKQVCLYRNGYIVSPLSYKLKPGVDQSLGPYELQEVKRYLRNRKFQPQNSSMGNRW comes from the exons ATGTGGGTTATCTTATGTATTCGCGATCACATAAAGGCTGCTAGAATAATGGCAACAGTTAAAAAAGATGATAGATTGACAAACTCGCAGGGGTTTCTCTGTGTTGGTTTTGCTGGGATTTTCAGCAAAACTGTTACTTCCCCTTTGGAGGTGGTAAAAATTGTAAGCCAAGTAGGTACATTTCATAGCAAAAGAGGCTTTATTCACAGCTTTTTGCTAATCTACCAGAATGAAGGTCTACGTGCGTTTTGGAAGGGTAATGTGGTTTCCTGTCTTCGACTGTTTCCTTACAGTGCAATTCATCTGGCAACTTACAAAAA GATTGTCCACCAGCATATGGATGGTTTGGGCCATATATCACAGTGGCAAGCCATAGTGGCTGGAGGCCTAGCAGGAATAACTGCTGCACTCACCACATACCCACTGGAAGTGGTAGAAACACGCCTCATTGCCCAGAACTGCAGGCAGTCTACCTACAGGGGTGTGCTGCACACCATGTCCAACATCTACCACAAAGAGGGGCTCCTGGCTCTCTACAGGGGATTCTCTCTCACTGTGATTG GTGCCGTTCCATTCTCTATTGGCTGCTATGCAGTCTACATGAACCTGGATAAGTTGTGGCAGGAACCACACTTTCGCTTCTCTTCTCTGCAGAACTTCATTAATGGTTGCCTAGCAGCAGGAGTAGCCCAGACTCTGTCGTTCCCCTTTGAGACGGTGAAACGAAAAATGCAG GCTCAGAGTTCTCACCTGCCGCATTATGGTGGGGTTGATGTCCACTTCAATGGGATGTTGGATTGTTTCCGACAGGTCATCAAAACCAAGGGCATTCTAACCTTGTGGAGTGGTCTTACAGCCAACATGGTGAAG ATTGTTCCCTATTTTGGCCTACTCTTTACCTGCTTTGAGATGTGCAAACAGGTTTGCCTATACCGCAATGGTTACATTGTGTCCCCCCTGAGTTACAAGCTGAAACCAGGTGTGGATCAGAGTTTGGGCCCTTATGAATTGCAGGAGGTCAAACGCTACCTCAGAAACAGGAAGTTTCAGCCACAGAACTCTTCCATGGGAAACCGTTGGTGA